The proteins below come from a single Drosophila miranda strain MSH22 chromosome Y unlocalized genomic scaffold, D.miranda_PacBio2.1 Contig_Y1_pilon, whole genome shotgun sequence genomic window:
- the LOC117189556 gene encoding uncharacterized protein LOC117189556, with the protein MEQSTLDNDNPDEYFSDIIEMDLDGSCSSSTLSGRPPKKKKNTDISWLAEIAQERLEQQKDHHRKKEEHDVRQEKMVQDLISTQTKFQNDLLEVLKNKNK; encoded by the exons ATGGAGCAGAGCACATTGGACAACGACA ATCCtgatgagtacttttcggATATTATTGAGATGGACCTGGACGGATCTTGTAGCTCCAGCACCTTGTCTGGGCGTccgccaaagaaaaagaaaaataccGACATTTCGTGGCTGGCAGAGATCGCCCAGGAGCGTCTCGAACAACAAAAGGACCACCACAGAAAGAAGGAGGAGCACGACGTTAGGCAGGAGAAGATGGTGCAGGACTTGATCAGCACCCAAACAAAATTCCAGAACGACTTATTagaagttttaaaaaataaaaataaataa
- the LOC117189542 gene encoding protein ALP1-like isoform X1 produces MERPCFDILVNRLEVLRKKDTNCRAAIPLEKRIAIALYTLDSSSEYRTVGRLFGVAPNSVCNILHEFCRALIDEFSKEYMSPNYLTSDKIDECVKGFEAIGFPQCLGAIDGCHIEIKPPAPEAVDHHNYKGWYSTVLFALVDYRYRFTYVNIGSAGRCNDSMIYQKSSLAKHIEASALLQEKAKEISGVNVPVMLIGDWAFRFSKKLMKPYPFSTVASLEQRTFNYNLSKARRVVENAFGHLKARFQIIGKGLDSHHKNNSAIIMSCCILHNILNMHNSAINENWELATNEQREQPDTSNSSADFNQSAEQIRSAIAKYCVDRNEN; encoded by the exons ATGGAGAGGCCCTGCTTTGATATTTTAGTGAATCGGCTTGAAGTGCTGCGAAAGAAGGACACCAACTGCCGAGCTGCAATTCCTTTGGAAAAGCGCATCGCCATTGCGCTATACACTTTGGACTCGTCCTCTGAGTACCGAACAGTTGGCAGGCTTTTCGGTGTAGCTCCAAACAGTGTGTGTAATATCCTGCACGAGTTTTGCAGAGCACTTATCGACGAGTTTTCGAAGGAGTACATGTCGCCCAATTACCTAACTTCCGACAAAATTGATGAGTGCGTAAAGGGATTCGAGGCAATTGGGTTTCCTCAGTGCCTAGGTGCAATTG ATGGATGCCACATCGAAATAAAACCACCAGCACCTGAGGCAGTAGACCACCATAACTATAAGGGCTGGTATTCCACAGTCTTGTTTGCCCTAGTGGATTATAG atacagatttacatatgtaaatatcggCTCTGCAGGAAGGTGCAATGACTCGATGATATACCAGAAGTCAAGCCTTGCAAAACATATCGAAGCATCGGCATTACTCCAAGAGAAAGCCAAGGAAATAAGCGGAGTAAACGTCCCTGTAATGCTTATCGGGGACTGGGCATTTAGGTTTTCTAAAAAGCTGATGAAACCTTACCCGTTTTCCACAGTCGCCTCTTTGGAACAGCGCACGTTTAACTACAACCTTTCCAAAGCTAGGCGAGTggtggaaaatgcatttgggCATTTAAAAGCCAGATTTCAAATAATCGGAAAAGGTCTTGATagccaccacaaaaataatagcGCCATAATAATGAGCTGTTGTATTTTAcacaatatattaaatatgcaCAACAGCGCGATTAATGAAAATTGGGAGcttgcaacaaatgagcagcGCGAACAGCCCGATACCAGCAACAGTTCTGCTGACTTTAATCAGTCAGCAGAACAGATACGATCTGCAATCGCAAAATATTGTGTAGACcgtaatgaaaattaa
- the LOC117189542 gene encoding protein ALP1-like isoform X2, translating to MERPCFDILVNRLEVLRKKDTNCRAAIPLEKRIAIALYTLDSSSEYRTVGRLFGVAPNSVCNILHEFCRALIDEFSKEYMSPNYLTSDKIDECVKGFEAIGFPQCLGAIDGCHIEIKPPAPEAVDHHNYKGWYSTVLFALVDYRFTYVNIGSAGRCNDSMIYQKSSLAKHIEASALLQEKAKEISGVNVPVMLIGDWAFRFSKKLMKPYPFSTVASLEQRTFNYNLSKARRVVENAFGHLKARFQIIGKGLDSHHKNNSAIIMSCCILHNILNMHNSAINENWELATNEQREQPDTSNSSADFNQSAEQIRSAIAKYCVDRNEN from the exons ATGGAGAGGCCCTGCTTTGATATTTTAGTGAATCGGCTTGAAGTGCTGCGAAAGAAGGACACCAACTGCCGAGCTGCAATTCCTTTGGAAAAGCGCATCGCCATTGCGCTATACACTTTGGACTCGTCCTCTGAGTACCGAACAGTTGGCAGGCTTTTCGGTGTAGCTCCAAACAGTGTGTGTAATATCCTGCACGAGTTTTGCAGAGCACTTATCGACGAGTTTTCGAAGGAGTACATGTCGCCCAATTACCTAACTTCCGACAAAATTGATGAGTGCGTAAAGGGATTCGAGGCAATTGGGTTTCCTCAGTGCCTAGGTGCAATTG ATGGATGCCACATCGAAATAAAACCACCAGCACCTGAGGCAGTAGACCACCATAACTATAAGGGCTGGTATTCCACAGTCTTGTTTGCCCTAGTGGATTATAG atttacatatgtaaatatcggCTCTGCAGGAAGGTGCAATGACTCGATGATATACCAGAAGTCAAGCCTTGCAAAACATATCGAAGCATCGGCATTACTCCAAGAGAAAGCCAAGGAAATAAGCGGAGTAAACGTCCCTGTAATGCTTATCGGGGACTGGGCATTTAGGTTTTCTAAAAAGCTGATGAAACCTTACCCGTTTTCCACAGTCGCCTCTTTGGAACAGCGCACGTTTAACTACAACCTTTCCAAAGCTAGGCGAGTggtggaaaatgcatttgggCATTTAAAAGCCAGATTTCAAATAATCGGAAAAGGTCTTGATagccaccacaaaaataatagcGCCATAATAATGAGCTGTTGTATTTTAcacaatatattaaatatgcaCAACAGCGCGATTAATGAAAATTGGGAGcttgcaacaaatgagcagcGCGAACAGCCCGATACCAGCAACAGTTCTGCTGACTTTAATCAGTCAGCAGAACAGATACGATCTGCAATCGCAAAATATTGTGTAGACcgtaatgaaaattaa